From the genome of Fusarium keratoplasticum isolate Fu6.1 chromosome 11, whole genome shotgun sequence, one region includes:
- a CDS encoding MFS domain-containing protein: MIVGAAILASSYTVAQLIVGRIVTGIGNGMNSSTAPVYKSECSPAAIRGALLTLQGTVTILRVVISYWMDYGTSFTESSLQWRFHLAFQAVFAIFQVIGLPESPRWLVQHEKYEEVRQTIAAIADKPDDDADWLGRRAKRWPFSIKEIFFLGEVQNLRRLLIAISIQLAQQFSGSNMINYYAPVIFQGSIGLSRNTPLIVGGCSQITYLIGSCIPVFWMDRYGRQTLLMACSVGLSFCFVMVSILLSLGSTGSAYGATAFIFLFQLIIGVEWLPVLWFYPTEINTTQMAVFAVVKITPIAFENIGWKTFIIFAVLNACFLSMVYCFYPETKGIELEDIPLLFVKGGVTGGVLSSKGGRTVMPHQHAQEMQLDAKVGGVREEVEDIQA, encoded by the exons ATGATTGTTGGAGCTGCAATTTTGGCTTCATCTTACACGGTTGCACAACTCATCGTCGGTCGCATCGTTACGGGGATTGGGAACGGAATGAACTCTTCGACGGCTCCCGTTTACAAGAGCGAATGTTCACCAGCTGCTATCCGAGGTGCGCTGTTGACCCTACAGGGCACAGTGACGATTCTAAGAGTTGTGATTTCTTACTG GATGGACTATGGGACTAGCTTCACCGAGTCCTCGCTTCAGTGGAGATTCCATCTTGCATTCCAAGCTGTCTTTGCCATCTTTCAAGTCATTGGTCTTCCAGAATCACCCAGATGGCTCGTCCAGCACGAAAAATACGAAGAGGTTCGCCAAACCATCGCGGCCATTGCCGATAAGCCTGATGACGATGCGGAT TGGcttggaagaagagcaaaAAGATGGCCCTTCAGCATCAAGGAAAttttcttcttgggcgaGGTCCAGAACTTGCGGAGACTGCTCATagccatctccatccagcTTGCACAGCAGTTCTCGGGCAGCAACATGATCAACTACTATGCGCCCGTAATCTTCCAAGGTAGCATTGGACTCAGTCGAAACACTCCCCTCATTGTCGGAGGGTGTTCGCAAATCACCTACCTTATTGGAAGCTGCATTCCAGTCTTCTGGATGGATCGCTATGGCCGACAGACACTTCTCATGGCGTGCTCAGTGGGACTTAGCTTCTGTTTCGTCATGGTTTCAATCCTGCTCTCTCTCGGATCTACAGGCTCTGCATATGGGGCCACTGCCTTTATCTTTCTCTTTCAGCTCATTATTGGGGTCGAATGGTTGCCTGTGCTTTGGTTCTATCCCACCGAGATCAACACTACCCAA ATGGCGGTTTTTGCCGTCGTAAAAATCACGCCGATTGCCTTTG AAAACATTGGATGGAAGACTTTTATCATCTTCGCAGTCCTCAATGCCTGCTTCCTTTCAATGGTGTACTGCTTCTACCCCGAGACGAAGGGTATTGAGCTGGAAGATATTCCGCTGTTGTTTGTTAAGGGTGGTGTCACTGGAGGTGTCTTGTCTTCTAAAGGTGGACGCACTGTCATGCCGCACCAACATGCACAGGAAATGCAGCTTGACGCCAAGGTCGGTGGGGTTCGcgaagaggttgaggataTCCAGGCCTAG
- a CDS encoding Carbonic anhydrase — protein MSSIVPEFEAANAQYAAAFDKGDLALPPSRHVAVVACMDARLDPAQVLGIELGSAHVIRNAGGRATDALRSVIISQQLLGTREIVIVHHTDCGMLTFSDLDIKAKVRKDLNEDVDHIAFLPFGDLKQSVRDDIAFFKKSPLVLDVPITGYIYDVKTGKIEKVDA, from the exons ATGTCTTCTATCGTTCCCGAATTCGAAGCTGCCAATGCGCAGTATGCTGCGGCTTTTGACAAGGGAGACCTGGCTCTCCCGCCCTCTCG GCACGTTGCAGTTGTCGCATGCATGGATGCACGACTCGATCCAGCCCaggtcctcggcatcgagTTAGGATCCGCTCATGTGATCCGCAATGCAGGCGGTCGTGCAACCGACGCGCTGCGATCAGTCATCATCTCCCAACAGCTTCTCGGCACGCGAGAAATTGTGATTGTTCATCAT ACCGACTGTGGCATGCTTACCTTCTCCGacctcgacatcaaggccaaggtcagaAAAGACCTGAACGAGGATGTCGATCACATTGCGTTTCTTCCGTTTGGCGATCTCAAGCAAAGTGTTCGGGACGACATTGCgttcttcaagaagagcCCTTTGGTGTTGGATGTCCCCATCACTGGCTACATCTACGATGTCAAGACTGGCAAGATTGAGAAGGTTGATGCCTAA